One part of the Salmo salar chromosome ssa28, Ssal_v3.1, whole genome shotgun sequence genome encodes these proteins:
- the hexd gene encoding hexosaminidase D: protein MDALPAWPKGKKLVHLDLKGAPPRIDYLHKLIGLFSGLGADGLLVEYEDMFPYEGELKVLQSTQHPPYSREEVLSIQEVAKSQGLEVIPLVQTFGHMEFVLKHKSLWELREVGHCLGTLNPHKEEGVRLVKEMLRQVVELHPGSTSLHIGADEVYLLGEGEESRRWLSTPGRTVQQLFLSHVTRVAKGVREAWPNLNMIMWDDMLRGMDHDTLKGSGLVGLVQLMLWDYNPTLDVKNTVYLLERYSGAGLSELWAASAFKGSTNVHTCVTSTQRHVDNHLQWLQVAAALPEGIHMLGIALTGWQRYDHLSVLCELLPLALPSLASSLQTLTHGQFSPEAQSRVTKALGISSVEVETMESSTTGDSVLFPGRRLAELVVELTAILQSEELRHFEDNMFVRGWFTPYHRQRKTVSPLIAQQLQSQAMTLLALVEQRVAMVKKEMVRLYPASTAQEWVEQHVSPVVAPLQRILEDTRASLLEMVPQNVSASMVGQ from the exons ATGGATGCTTTACCAGCATGGCCCAAGGGGAAGAAGCTGGTTCACCTGGATCTGAAAGGAGCACCTCCTAGAATTGATTACTTGCACAAG cTGATTGGTCTTTTTTCTGGTCTGGGTGCTGACGGTCTATTGGTGGAGTATGAAGACATGTTCCCCTATGAAGGCGAGCTGAAGGTGCTGCAATCCACTCAGCATCCACCATACAG TCGTGAGGAGGTCCTgtccattcaggaagtggccaAGTCCCAAGGGTTAGAGGTCATTCCTCTGGTGCAGACGTTTGGACAcatggag tttgtgTTGAAGCACAAGTCGTTGTGGGAGCTGAGGGAGGTGGGCCACTGCCTGGGCACTCTGAACCCCCACAAAGAGGAGGGTGTGAGGCTGGTAAAGGAGATGCTTCGCCAGGTGGTGGAGCTCCACCCAGGCAGCACCAGCCTGCATATTGGAGCTGACGAG GTGTACCTGCTAGGTGAGGGAGAGGAGTCTAGACGCTGGCTGAGCACACCTGGCCGTACAGTACAGCAGCTGTTCCTCAGTCATGTGACCAGGGTAGCAAAGGGCGTCAGGGAGGCATGGCCAAACCTCAACATGATCATGTGGGACGACATGTTGAGAGGGATGGACCACGACACACTGAAAG GCAGCGGTTTGGTAGGATTGGTCCAGTTGATGCTGTGGGACTACAACCCCACCCTAGATGTGAAAAACACTG tATATCTATTGGAGAGGTACAGTGGTGCAGGGCTATCAGAACTGTGGGCAGCCAGTGCCTTCAAAGGTTCTACTAATGTCCACACCTGTGTGACCAGCACACAGAGACATGTGGACAACCATCTACAGTGGCTACAGGTGGCAGCAGCCCTGCCTGAAGGCATACACATGCTGGGCATCGCCCTCACTGGCTGGCAGAG GTATGACCACCTGTCTGTGCTGTGTGAGTTGCTGCCCCTAGCTCTGCCCTCCCTGGCCTCAAgtctacagacactcacacatG GCCAGTTCAGCCCGGAGGCTCAGAGCAGGGTGACAAAGGCTTTGGGCATCTCTTCTGTAGAGGTAGAAACCAtggaaag CTCCACTACAGGTGACTCTGTGCTGTTTCCAGGGAGGAGGTTGGCAGAGTTGGTTGTGGAACTAACAGCAATACTGCAGTCAGAAGAACTCCGCCATTTTGAAGACAACAT GTTTGTGAGAGGCTGGTTCACTCCTtaccacagacagagaaagacagtcaGCCCTCTTATTGCTCAGCAGTTACAGAGTCAAGCCATGAC attGTTGGCTCTTGTGGAGCAGAGAGTGGCGATGGTGAAAAAAGAGATGGTGCGTCTGTACCCAGCCTCCACAGCTCAGGAGTGGGTAGAGCAGCATGTCAGCCCCGTGGTGGCTCCCCTCCAGAGGATCCTGGAGGACACCAGAGCCAGCCTACTAGAGATGGTACCCCAGAATGTCTCTGCTTCTATGGTTGGGCAGTAA